A window of Stenotrophomonas indicatrix genomic DNA:
GCAGATCCGGCTGAAAGTGAAGGCGGTGGTGCCGGGAATCGAGGCGACGCAGTTCCGCGCGATCGCTGATGACGCCAAGCAGAACTGCCCGGTTTCCAAGGCGCTGAGCGCGGTACCGATCAGCCTGGAAGCCGAACTGGGCTGAGAAGGTAGTGCCGGCCGCTGGCCGGCAACCACATGAAACCGGGTATAAGGTGGCAGCCGGCCAGCGGCCGGCTCTACCGCCTTGCGTTCACCAATCGATGGTGCCGGAAATCACCGTCTGCACCTGGCCGCCGGACCAGACCTCGCCCTCTTCATCGACCAGCAGCGTCAGCCGCGCATCGTGGCCGACTTCGCGTCCCTGGCTGACGTCGAAGGGCTGGCGGCCGCGCGGAAGGGCGTCGCGCAGGTCCAGCCAGGCCGCCAGTACAGCGTTGGCCGCGCCAGAAGCAGCATCCTCGAAGCGGCGCCCATTGCCGACGAAAGCGCGCACGGCCAGGTCGTAACCTTCGCTGCCATCGGCAAAGGCATAGGCGAACACGCCCATGCTGTCGGTCGATTCAGCCAGCGTGGCGATCGCATCCCAGTCCGGGTGCAGGGCGCGCAACGCTGCCTCATCCGCGACCTCTACGACCCACCAGCTGCGGCCACCCTGCATGCGGGCCGGCGGCAGCGAACCCAGCGGCCAGGTGCGCAATGCGGCCTGCAGGCGTGGATCATCGGTGGCGGCGATCTCGGCCAGCTGCGCACGGGGCGTGCGGATGGCGATGCGCTGCTGCGCGCCTTCGCCGGTCATGCGCAGTGGCAGCGCACCGGCGATGCCGTCCTGAACCAGTACCCCGTCGGCCGGCATGGCCAGGCCTGCCTGCAGCACCGCATGGGCGGTGCCGACGCTGGGATGGCCGGCGAACGGCACTTCCTTCTGCGGGCTGAACATGCGCAGCCGATAGCTGGTACCGGCCGTCTGTGCCGGGAACACAAACGTCGTTTCGGGCAGGCGGGTCCAGCGGGCGATGGCCTGCATCGCTGCATCGTCCAGGCCTTCGGCGTCGAGCACGACGGCCAGCGGATTGCCGGCGCCCGGGCGCGGGGAAAACACATCCAGCTGCAGGAAGCGGCGGGTGGTCATCGGGCAGGAACTCCAGGAAACAGGCGGCATAGGGTAACGCGGGGCCATGCCCCGCGAGCGCGCAGCGCGGCAGGCCGCCGGGCGTGGCCCGGCGCTACCAGGTGATGTTGCCGTCGATCACCAGCTGCACCTGGCCGCCGATCCACACCGTGTCCTGCGCATCCACAGTGACCTGGACGCGGCCGTCGCGGCCGACCTCGCGGCCCTGGCTGGCCACATAGGTCCGGTTATCGCCGGGCAGGGCATTACGCTGCCGAAGCCAGGCGCCGATCAGCGCGTTGGCGCTGCCGGTCACCGGGTCTTCCGGCACGTTGGGCGCATCGGCGGGGCAGAACGCGCGCACCACCAGGTCGTGCCCGGTATCGGCTTCGAGCGCGAACACGGCGATGCCGAGCGCGTCGGTGGCAATGCTCCAGTCGCGCAGGGCCGCCATGTCCGGTGCCAGCGTGCGTACGGCCTCGGCGTCGCGCAGCGGCAGCAGCCACCAGCACGGGCCGTTGTCCCACAGCTCGGCGCGCTGGCCCTCGGCGGCAGCGGCACGCAGAGTGTCAGGAATGTCGCCTGGCAGAGCCGGCAGCGGCCGTGCCACTGGGCTCGCCAGGCGGATGGTGGGCGCGTTGGCCGGCCCGGTGACCTGCACCGGCAGCAGGCCGGCCGCGCACTGCTGCACCAGGGCCCCGTCGCGTGGCTGCGCCAGGCCGCAGGTGACCGCAGCCCAGGCGGCGCCCACGCTGGGGTGCCCGGCGAAGGGCAGCTCGCTGGCAGGGGTGAAGATGCGCACGTGGTAGTCGGCGCCGGCAGCGGTGGGGCGAAGGAAGAATACGGTCTCGGACAGGTTCAGCCAGGCGGCCAGGGCCTGCATGCGGTCGGTGGACAGTCCATCCGCGTCGAACACGACACCGAGTGGGTTGCCGGTACCGGGCTGGTGAGCGAAGACATCGAGCTGCAGGTAGCGGTAGGCGGTCATTGACGGGTGTATTGGGCTTAGAATCGAAGGTTCCGCCCCCTCGGGCGGCTTCCCCACATTACACATAGCCTATCCATGTCAGCTTCCCCCCTTGTCGATCGTTGGATCGTACTGAAGTTCGGCGGCACCTCGGTGTCGCGTCGCCACCGCTGGGACACGATCGGGAAGCTGGCGAAAAAACGGGCCGAAGAGACCGGTTCGCGCGTTCTGGTGGTGGTTTCGGCGCTGTCCGGGGTCACCAATGAACTGACCGCGATTGCCGATGGCGCGCCGGACAGCCGCGATCGCGTGGCGGCGCTGGTCGAGCGCCACCAGGCCTTCCTGGACGAGCTGGGGCTGGGCGCGGAGGTGCTGGCCGAGCGGCTGGCCGCGCTGCAGGGCCTGCTGGACGACCCGCGTGCGCCCAGCCGTCCTCTGGACTGGCAGGCCGAAGTGCTCGGCCAGGGTGAACTGCTGTCTTCCAGCCTGGGCGCGGCCTACCTGCGTGCCAGCGGCCTGGATTTCGGCTGGATGGATGCGCGCCAGTGGCTGGACGCGCTGCCGCCGCAGCCGAACCAGAGCGACTGGTCGCAGCGCCTGTCGGTGAACTGCCAGTGGCGTGCCGATGCGGAATGGGCGCAGCGCTTCCGCGCGCAGCCCACGCGCCTGCTGATCACCCAGGGGTTCATCTCGCGTCACGCCGACGGTGGCACTGCCATCCTCGGCCGCGGCGGCTCGGATACCTCCGCGGCGTACTTCGGTGCGCTGCTCGGCGCCAGCCGCGTGGAGATCTGGACCGATGTGCCAGGCATGTTCAGCGCCAATCCCAAGGACGTGCCGGACGCGCGCCTGTTGACCCGCCTGGACTATTACGAAGCGCAGGAAATCGCCACCACCGGTGCCAAGGTGCTGCACCCGCGCTCGATCAAGCCGTGCCGCGATGCGGGTGTGCCGATGGCGATCCTCGATACCGAGCGTCCGGAACTGCCGGGTACCAGCATCGACGGCAATGCCGCGCCGGTGCCCGGAGTGAAGGCAATCAGCCGCCGCAACGGCATCGTGCTGGTGTCGATGGAAGGCATCGGCATGTGGCAGCAGGTCGGCTTCCTCGCCGATGTATTCGGCCTGTTCAAGAAGCACGGCCTGTCGGTGGACCTGATCGGTTCGGCCGAGACCAACGTCACCGTATCGCTGGATCCGTCCGAGAACCTGGTCAACACCGATGTGCTGGCCGCGCTGTCGGCCGACCTGTCGCAGATCTGCAAGGTCAAGGTGATCGTGCCGTGCGCGGCGATCACCCTGGTCGGCCTGGGCATGCGCTCGCTGCTGCACAAGCTGTCGGACGTGTGGGCGACCTTCGGTCGTGAGCGCGTGCACATGATCTCGCAGTCGTCCAACGACCTGAACCTGACCTTCGTCATCGACGAAGCCGATGCCGATGGCCTGCTGCCGATCCTGCACGCCGAACTGATCGACAGCGGCGCGATGCCGGTGGAAGAGACCGAAGTGTTCGGCCCGCGCTGGCGCGAAATCGCCGGCACCGTGCGTCCGCGTGGTACGCCGTGGTGGCGCGGCCAGCGTGCGCACCTGCTGCAGCTGGCCGATGCCGGCACCCCGCGCTACGTCTACCACCTGCCGACGGTGCGGGCGCGTGCCCGCGCGCTGGCGGCGATCAAGCCGATCGACCAGCGTTACTACGCGATCAAGGCCAACAGCCATCCGGCCATCCTGCAGTTGCTGGAGTCCGAAGGTTTCGGCCTGGAGTGCGTGTCGCACGGTGAGCTGAAGCATGTGTTCCAGGCCATTCCGGAACTGTCGCCCAAGCGCGTGCTGTTCACCCCCAGCTTCTGCCCGCGCAGCGAGTACGAAGCGGCGTTCGCGCTGGGCGTGACCGTCACTGTCGACAACGTCGAAGCCCTGCAACGCTGGCCGGACCTGTTCCGCAACCGCGAACTGTGGCTGCGCGTGGACCTGGGCCGTGGCGAAGGCCATCACGCCAAGGTCCGCACCGGTGGCAAGGAATCCAAGTTCGGCCTGCCGATCGCGCGCGTGGACGAGTTCGTGCGCGCGGCCACCGAGCTGGGCACACGCGTGGTCGGCCTTCATGCGCACCTTGGCAGTGGCGTGGAAACCGCCCAGCACTGGCGCCTGATGTGCGATGAGCTGGCTGGCTTCGCGCGCCGCATCGGCAGCGTGCACACCATCGACATCGGTGGTGGCCTGCCGATCCCGTACAGCGACGAAGACGAGCCGTTCGACCTGGATGCCTGGGCCGAGGGCCTGGCCGAGGTCAAGGCGCTGCATCCGGCGTTCCGCCTGGCGATCGAGCCGGGCCGCTTCCTGGTGGCCGAATCGGGCGTGCTGCTGACCCACGCCACCCAGGTGGTGGAGAAGGATGGCGTGCGCCGCGTCGGCCTGGATGCCGGCATGAACACGCTGATGCGCCCGGCCCTGTACGACGCCTGGCACGACATCGAGAACCTCAGCCGCCAGGGCGGTTACGCCGAAGCGGCGTTCGATGTGGTCGGCCCGATCTGCGAATCCAGCGATGTGTTCGGCAAGCGCCGCAAGCTGCCGGTGTCGACCGCGCCGGACGATGTGATGCTGATCGCCGACGCCGGTGCCTACGGCTATGTGATGTCCAACACCTACAACCAGCGGGCGATGCCGCGCGAAGACGTGATCGAATGATCGCCGCCTTCCGCGCCCTGCACCCGCCCACCGACACGTCCCGCGCCTGCGCGTGGGCACGTGCCTGACCGCGCTTGAACTGGATTCACCATGACTGCTTTCGATAAACACCAGGTTTCCCGCTTCCGTTTCGTCCGCTGCGAATTCGCTGCGGACACCGGCGTGGCCAAGCTGGTCTACGCCTTCGATGACGGCCCGGAAATGGTGGAAACCGTTACCGTGCCCGGCGCCCCGTTCGTGCTGGAACCGGCCCGTGCCGATGCCGTGCAGCGCGCGCTGCGGCTGCTGCACCTGATTGCCGGCGTGAGCTACTACAAGGCCGGCGTGCCCGATACGGTCAGCATCGACAGCTACAGCATCGATGCCGATACCGCAGCGCTGGTGGAGACCATCTACCTCAACGGCCTGGGCGAATTTGCTTACCGCAACGGCCTGAACCTGCGTGGGCGCTTCCGCCTGCCGGTGCAGGGCGAGGCGGTGCAGGCGCCGGTGCTGGGCCTGCAATCGCACGCGCTGGTCGCCATCGGCGGCGGCAAGGATTCGCTGGTCAGCATCGAAGCGCTGCGCCGCGCCGACGTGGACGAGACGGTGACCTGGATCGGGGGTTCGCAGTTGATCCGTGCCTGTGCCGAGCGCACCGGGCTGCCGACGTTGAACCTGGGCCGCGCGCTGGCGCCGGAACTGTTCGAACTCAACCGCCAGGGCGCATGGAACGGGCACATCCCGGTGACCGTGGTGAACTCGGCGATCATGGTGCTGGCTGCGCTGCTGCACGGTGTGGACCAGGTGGTGTTCTCCAACGAGCGCTCGGCCAGCTACGGCAGCCAGATTCCGGGCACCGGTGAAGTGAACCACCAGTGGTCCAAGGGCTGGGCCTGCGAGCAGGCCTTCGGCAACCACGTGCGCAAGTACGTGGCCGCCGACCTGCAGTACTACTCGCTGCTGCGGCCGATGTCGGAGCTGGCGGTGGCCCGCCAGTTCGCCAAGAGCGATTTCTACGACGCGCATTTCTCCAGCTGCAACCGCAACTTCCACATCCTTGGCGAGCGCCCGGTGAACCGTTGGTGCGGCGTCTGCCCGAAGTGCCACTTCGTGTTCCTGGCCCTGGCCCCGTTCATGCCCAAGACCCGCCTGGTGCGCATCTTCGGCCGCAACCTGCTGGATGACATCGAGCAGGCTGGTGGCTTCGACGCGCTGCTGGAATTCCAGGACCACAAGCCGTTCGAATGCGTGGGCGAAGGCCGCGAATCGCGTGCGGCGATGGCCACCCTGGCGCAGCGCCCGGAGTGGAAGGAAGACGTGCTGGTGAAGCGCTTCTGCAATGAAATCCAGCCGCAGCTGGATGCGGCCGAGCTGGAGCTGGCACCGCTGATGCAGCTGCAGGGCGAACATCGTATTCCGGCGGCGCTGTGGGAACGGGTGCGTGAAGATTTCGCAGCTTGAAGGCAAGCGCGTAGCGCTGTGGGGCTGGGGACGTGAGGGGCGTGCTGCGTATGCGGTGCTGCGCGCGCGCCTGCCATCGCTTGGCCTGAGCCTGTTCTGCCCGGCCAGCGAGGTCGCGGCCGCGCGTGCGGAAACGCAGGGCGTGCTGGACGTGCGTGGTGAACCGTCGGCCGAGGCCTTGGCGGCATTCGAGGTGGTGATCAAGTCGCCGGGAATCAGCCCGTACCTGCCGCTCGCGCTGGCGGCGGCGGAGCAGGGCACCCGCTTCATCGGCGGCACGGCGTTGTGGTTTGCCGAACACGCCGATGCCGATGGCACCGTGCGCGACACGATCTGCGTGACCGGCACCAAGGGCAAAAGCACCACCACCGCGCTGGTCGCGCACCTGCTGCGCGCAGCGGGGCATCGCACCGGCCTGGTCGGCAACATCGGCCTGCCACTGCTGGAAGTGCTGGACCCGCAGCCGGCGCCTGCGTACTGGGCGGTGGAGCTGTCCAGCTACCAGACCGGCGAGGTCGCGCGCAGTGGTGCGCACCCGCAGGTGGCGGTGGTGCTGAACCTGTTCCCGGAACACCTGGACTGGCACGGCAGCGAACAGCGCTACATCGAAGACAAGCTGCAGCTGGTGACCGGGGCTGCGCCGCGCGTTGCCGTGCTCAATGCGGCAGACCCTCATCTTGCGGCGCTGTCACTGCCCGGCAGCGAGGTGGTCTGGTTCAACCAGCCGCAGGGCTGGCACATGCGCGGTGACATCGTGCATCGCGGCGGGCAGGCGGTATTCGATACCCGCAATACGCCACTGCCGGGCCGCCACAACCGCGGCAACCTGTGCGCGGTGCTGGCCGCGCTGGAGGCACTGGGCCTGGATGCCGTGGCGCTGGCGCCGGCGGTGCAGGATTTCCGGCCGCTGCCGAACCGCCTGCAACGCATCGGCCAGGCCGATGGCCTGACCTACGTCAACGATTCGATCAGCACCACGCCGCATGCCAGCCTGGCGGCACTGGAGTGCTTTGCCGGCCAGCGCATCGCGTTGCTGGTCGGCGGGCATGATCGTGGCCTGGACTGGACTGATTTCATGCAGCACATGGCGCATGATGTGCCGCCGGTGGAGATCGTGACCATGGGCAGCAACGGCCCGCGCATCCACGCGATGCTGCAGCCGCTGGCCGACGCCGGCCGTTTCGGCCTGCATGCCGCTGCCGATCTGCCTGATGCGATGTCGCTGGCGCGTCGCGCACTGGGCGAACAGGGTGGGGTGGTGCTGCTGTCGCCGGGCGCGCCGAGCTATGGCGCCTACCGCGATTACGTTGCGCGCGGGCGGCATTTCGCCGAGCTGGCCGGGTTCGACCCGGATACGATCAGCGCGATTCCGGGTATCGGGATCGCCTGACGGTCGTGCCGGCCGGTGGCAGGCGACCCGGGAGTTCATCCACGCATGGCGTGGATCTACCCTGTGTGGAAACCCGGACGGATTCGGCGAGCCTTATGTGCACCTTTATCACCCTGTTCCTGCCCACTTCGTTTCCGGACGCCGAAAGCTCCGCAATCATGGAGCGCAGCGGCCGACGGCTGTTCGCGCAGGATTCGCCCAGCCTGCGTGCCGCCGTGGGGCCGGGCTGGCAGCCCTGGTTGAGCGCAGGCCACTGCGACTGTGGCACCGCACTCGCATCGGCATGGAAGATGCGGGAAAGGAAGAACGATGCCGAACGCTGGCGCAGGAAGGGCTGGAGCGAGGCGAAGATCGCCCGTGCGCTGGCCGAGCAGTTGGCGCGGCGCGAGCAGGATCAGCAGGTGCATCGCGATGGAGCCCTGGGAGACGCCGGCCAGTGGCTGCAGCGCATTGATGCCCTGCTGGATGCCGGAGCGGCGCGCATCGGCCTGCTGGTGCGCGACTACGCTGGGGCTGTGGGGGGCCGGCAGCCGAAGCCGCCGGAACGGTGTTGGGCGCGCGCGCGGATGGCGGTGGACGATCTGCTTGCGTTCGAACCGGGGGTGTTGCATTGGATCGAGCGCGGGTGAAGCCCTGATCCACGCATGGCATGAGGTCATCGGCCGGCGAGGAGTTCATCCACGCATGGCGTGGATCTACTCGTCGAGGAAGCTGTAGTCGCGGTCGATCAGCTGCTGCAGGTAGGCATCGAAGCTGGGGGCGATGACCGCGTAGCTGTCCGGGTCGTGCAGGTAGCGCACCACCTGTCCAACGCTGCCGCCGGGTGCGGGATCGAAATCCAGATACAGCATCGAGGTGCCGCCGTTGTTCATGCAGTGCGAGAAGCACAGGCGGCGGCTCATCGGCAGGTCGGCATCGATGCCGGCACCGAGGATCTCCGGTTCTTCTTCCAGCCATTCCTCGTAGATGGAACGGATGCTGTCGTCCCATTGCTGCTGGTCTGCGAAGATCTGCGCGATGGAGCGCAGGTAGTACGGGTAGTCGCCCACGTCCGAGCCCAGCATCAGCACGCAGACCTCGCCCTTCGGATAGTCGCGGAAGTGCGTGCCGTCCACGCGCGAAAGCAGGTCGACCAGGCTGTCGGGCACCTGCGGCCACTGCGCGCGCAGCCGTTGCAGGTCGGCCTCGCTGGCGCCTTCGGTCCACGCCC
This region includes:
- a CDS encoding PhzF family phenazine biosynthesis protein, whose amino-acid sequence is MTTRRFLQLDVFSPRPGAGNPLAVVLDAEGLDDAAMQAIARWTRLPETTFVFPAQTAGTSYRLRMFSPQKEVPFAGHPSVGTAHAVLQAGLAMPADGVLVQDGIAGALPLRMTGEGAQQRIAIRTPRAQLAEIAATDDPRLQAALRTWPLGSLPPARMQGGRSWWVVEVADEAALRALHPDWDAIATLAESTDSMGVFAYAFADGSEGYDLAVRAFVGNGRRFEDAASGAANAVLAAWLDLRDALPRGRQPFDVSQGREVGHDARLTLLVDEEGEVWSGGQVQTVISGTIDW
- a CDS encoding PhzF family phenazine biosynthesis protein gives rise to the protein MTAYRYLQLDVFAHQPGTGNPLGVVFDADGLSTDRMQALAAWLNLSETVFFLRPTAAGADYHVRIFTPASELPFAGHPSVGAAWAAVTCGLAQPRDGALVQQCAAGLLPVQVTGPANAPTIRLASPVARPLPALPGDIPDTLRAAAAEGQRAELWDNGPCWWLLPLRDAEAVRTLAPDMAALRDWSIATDALGIAVFALEADTGHDLVVRAFCPADAPNVPEDPVTGSANALIGAWLRQRNALPGDNRTYVASQGREVGRDGRVQVTVDAQDTVWIGGQVQLVIDGNITW
- a CDS encoding bifunctional aspartate kinase/diaminopimelate decarboxylase codes for the protein MSASPLVDRWIVLKFGGTSVSRRHRWDTIGKLAKKRAEETGSRVLVVVSALSGVTNELTAIADGAPDSRDRVAALVERHQAFLDELGLGAEVLAERLAALQGLLDDPRAPSRPLDWQAEVLGQGELLSSSLGAAYLRASGLDFGWMDARQWLDALPPQPNQSDWSQRLSVNCQWRADAEWAQRFRAQPTRLLITQGFISRHADGGTAILGRGGSDTSAAYFGALLGASRVEIWTDVPGMFSANPKDVPDARLLTRLDYYEAQEIATTGAKVLHPRSIKPCRDAGVPMAILDTERPELPGTSIDGNAAPVPGVKAISRRNGIVLVSMEGIGMWQQVGFLADVFGLFKKHGLSVDLIGSAETNVTVSLDPSENLVNTDVLAALSADLSQICKVKVIVPCAAITLVGLGMRSLLHKLSDVWATFGRERVHMISQSSNDLNLTFVIDEADADGLLPILHAELIDSGAMPVEETEVFGPRWREIAGTVRPRGTPWWRGQRAHLLQLADAGTPRYVYHLPTVRARARALAAIKPIDQRYYAIKANSHPAILQLLESEGFGLECVSHGELKHVFQAIPELSPKRVLFTPSFCPRSEYEAAFALGVTVTVDNVEALQRWPDLFRNRELWLRVDLGRGEGHHAKVRTGGKESKFGLPIARVDEFVRAATELGTRVVGLHAHLGSGVETAQHWRLMCDELAGFARRIGSVHTIDIGGGLPIPYSDEDEPFDLDAWAEGLAEVKALHPAFRLAIEPGRFLVAESGVLLTHATQVVEKDGVRRVGLDAGMNTLMRPALYDAWHDIENLSRQGGYAEAAFDVVGPICESSDVFGKRRKLPVSTAPDDVMLIADAGAYGYVMSNTYNQRAMPREDVIE
- the murL gene encoding UDP-N-acetyl-alpha-D-muramoyl-L-alanyl-L-glutamate epimerase codes for the protein MTAFDKHQVSRFRFVRCEFAADTGVAKLVYAFDDGPEMVETVTVPGAPFVLEPARADAVQRALRLLHLIAGVSYYKAGVPDTVSIDSYSIDADTAALVETIYLNGLGEFAYRNGLNLRGRFRLPVQGEAVQAPVLGLQSHALVAIGGGKDSLVSIEALRRADVDETVTWIGGSQLIRACAERTGLPTLNLGRALAPELFELNRQGAWNGHIPVTVVNSAIMVLAALLHGVDQVVFSNERSASYGSQIPGTGEVNHQWSKGWACEQAFGNHVRKYVAADLQYYSLLRPMSELAVARQFAKSDFYDAHFSSCNRNFHILGERPVNRWCGVCPKCHFVFLALAPFMPKTRLVRIFGRNLLDDIEQAGGFDALLEFQDHKPFECVGEGRESRAAMATLAQRPEWKEDVLVKRFCNEIQPQLDAAELELAPLMQLQGEHRIPAALWERVREDFAA
- the murD gene encoding UDP-N-acetylmuramoyl-L-alanine--D-glutamate ligase; this translates as MKISQLEGKRVALWGWGREGRAAYAVLRARLPSLGLSLFCPASEVAAARAETQGVLDVRGEPSAEALAAFEVVIKSPGISPYLPLALAAAEQGTRFIGGTALWFAEHADADGTVRDTICVTGTKGKSTTTALVAHLLRAAGHRTGLVGNIGLPLLEVLDPQPAPAYWAVELSSYQTGEVARSGAHPQVAVVLNLFPEHLDWHGSEQRYIEDKLQLVTGAAPRVAVLNAADPHLAALSLPGSEVVWFNQPQGWHMRGDIVHRGGQAVFDTRNTPLPGRHNRGNLCAVLAALEALGLDAVALAPAVQDFRPLPNRLQRIGQADGLTYVNDSISTTPHASLAALECFAGQRIALLVGGHDRGLDWTDFMQHMAHDVPPVEIVTMGSNGPRIHAMLQPLADAGRFGLHAAADLPDAMSLARRALGEQGGVVLLSPGAPSYGAYRDYVARGRHFAELAGFDPDTISAIPGIGIA
- a CDS encoding SMI1/KNR4 family protein — protein: MNLVDRFLSGLIPRLPEDDAPQWAWTEGASEADLQRLRAQWPQVPDSLVDLLSRVDGTHFRDYPKGEVCVLMLGSDVGDYPYYLRSIAQIFADQQQWDDSIRSIYEEWLEEEPEILGAGIDADLPMSRRLCFSHCMNNGGTSMLYLDFDPAPGGSVGQVVRYLHDPDSYAVIAPSFDAYLQQLIDRDYSFLDE